A region from the Leptospirillum ferriphilum ML-04 genome encodes:
- a CDS encoding septal ring lytic transglycosylase RlpA family protein produces MSGLISEKSALRQMMNPQRHEVFPVFLFRPGVLVSLAFFVLSGCSSAYHTSPWGTPGFSGEEKQGPWGRNSPSEGETFRDGQETGIASWYGPTFYGKRTASGAIFRKNALTAAHRTLPLGTRVRVENLENGRSVDVVINDRGPFVRGRVIDLSWKAANAIGMLGRGTAPVRLTVLNGRSGASPEDKLAEGNFEVQVGSFTSYDEARNYLQKIHRYPDAHIVKSTYPGGTIYRVRVGRFQSVSRARDYARTLRSDLGEAFVVRQ; encoded by the coding sequence ATGTCTGGGTTGATTTCCGAAAAATCCGCCCTGCGGCAGATGATGAATCCACAGAGGCATGAGGTCTTTCCGGTTTTTCTTTTTCGACCGGGAGTTCTGGTGTCTTTGGCATTTTTTGTTTTGTCAGGCTGTTCCTCAGCCTACCACACTTCACCGTGGGGGACCCCCGGCTTCTCGGGGGAAGAAAAGCAGGGGCCGTGGGGGAGAAATTCTCCTTCAGAAGGTGAGACCTTTCGCGATGGACAGGAAACGGGAATTGCTTCCTGGTATGGTCCGACGTTTTACGGAAAAAGGACGGCGAGCGGGGCTATTTTTCGAAAAAATGCTTTGACGGCAGCCCATCGGACTCTTCCTCTGGGGACACGTGTACGTGTCGAGAATCTTGAGAACGGCCGTTCTGTGGATGTTGTCATCAACGATCGGGGACCTTTTGTGCGGGGACGTGTGATCGATCTCTCCTGGAAAGCAGCCAATGCGATCGGCATGCTTGGAAGAGGGACGGCCCCTGTTCGGCTGACAGTGTTAAATGGCCGGTCCGGTGCTTCTCCAGAGGACAAGCTGGCGGAAGGCAATTTTGAAGTTCAAGTTGGCTCCTTCACGTCCTACGATGAAGCAAGGAATTACCTTCAAAAAATTCATCGCTATCCCGACGCACACATCGTAAAATCGACTTACCCTGGCGGGACGATTTACAGAGTAAGGGTTGGCAGGTTTCAATCCGTTTCGCGTGCGCGAGATTATGCCCGAACCCTTCGGTCAGATCTGGGGGAAGCATTTGTCGTGCGTCAATAG